A region from the Branchiostoma lanceolatum isolate klBraLanc5 chromosome 2, klBraLanc5.hap2, whole genome shotgun sequence genome encodes:
- the LOC136426702 gene encoding CUB domain-containing protein 2-like, giving the protein MTPSFPKKYSNSLQCNWSIVVEPSKSIVLTFEDFNVEYEDNCGFDNVTVYDGTPERGQLKGRYCGDAERDRRHYPVTPIVSKLHVMTVVFHSDTWIRARGFLATYTSHQKYVRCKGWEFRCTHEPQCVPLTRRCDGQDDCSDHSDEGNCGKTPGLLL; this is encoded by the exons ATGACGCCCTCCTTTCCTAAGAAGTACAGTAACAGTCTGCAGTGTAACTGGTCCATCGTGGTGGAACCGTCCAAGTCTATCGTCCTCACCTTCGAAGACTTCAATGTGGAGTACGAGGACAATTGTGGGTTTGACAACGTCACGGTGTACGATGGGACCCCGGAGCGAGGTCAACTAAAAG GCCGCTACTGCGGGGACGCTGAGCGTGACCGTCGGCACTACCCCGTGACTCCCATCGTGTCAAAACTACACGTGATGACGGTGGTGTTCCACAGCGACACGTGGATCAGGGCGCGGGGTTTCCTGGCAACCTACACCAGCCATCAGAAAT ATGTCCGGTGTAAGGGCTGGGAGTTCCGCTGCACACACGAGCCACAGTGCGTACCACTCACCAGACGCTGTGACGGACAGGACGACTGTAGCGACCACAGTGATGAAGGCAACTGTGGTAAGACTCCTGGGTTGCTTTTATGA